A single window of Candidatus Flexicrinis affinis DNA harbors:
- a CDS encoding pyruvate, phosphate dikinase, protein MIKEPEKSITPTNGQSKGKKWVFLFDQLAEIQKRATTWDQVKSILGGKGAGLFDMTRAGVPVPPGFTVTTEACNAYMADGGTFPEGLWDQVLEALRKVEEKAGKHFADPANPLLLSVRSGAKFSMPGMMDTVLNLGLNDKVVEALAEATGDARFAYDAYRRLIQMFGTVVMNMPDEAFEDILTETKKTAGVKLDVELNADHWKKVVAEFKSVYEKEVGSPFPTDPYAQLNAAVEAVFKSWNGKRAIDYRNAAGIPHNLGTAVNVQTMVFGNLGATSATGVAFTRNPATGEKLLFGDYLMNAQGEDVVAGIRTPLPIAQLEKEMPEAFAEFIEIVGRLEKHYREMQDVEFTIERGKLWMLQTRDGKRTARAAVKIAVDLVAEGIISKRDAVLRISPEQVSQLLHPQFDPDALNEAVRTGRRIAKGVNASPGAAVGIAAFDADIAEKWGKSGKSVIMVRPETKPDDVHGMLASKGILTSRGGATSHAAVVARQFGVPCVCGAEALEIDIPARRLWVDGVIVHEGDTVSIDGTTGEVYVGEIRRVEPDFNREYTLHELLGWADEVRKLKVYANADYPKDARRAREYGAQGVGLCRTEHMFFQDERLPLMQAVILAETGSEEEAENLAKLQHFQHDDFYGIFKAMDGQPVIIRLLDPPLHEFMPDHEQLALRAAGLRLVGDRPKELQRVEELMTAVEGLREFNPMLGLRGIRLGILRPAITEMQIRALFEAACDLVEEGYAVHPEIMLAVTNHVNEVRLIKEMIDRIGKEILVTRSCKLDYKVGTMIELPRAALTADKMAEVSEFFSFGTNDLTQTTFGISRDDAEGKFLLHYIEFGILPENPFQVIDPDGVGALIRIAVEKGRATRPDLEVGICGEHGGDPKSIAFCNSVGLDYVSCSPFRVPVARLAAAHAALKS, encoded by the coding sequence ATGATTAAGGAGCCTGAGAAGTCGATCACGCCTACAAATGGGCAAAGCAAGGGTAAGAAGTGGGTCTTCCTCTTCGACCAGCTTGCCGAGATCCAGAAGCGGGCGACGACTTGGGATCAGGTCAAGTCGATTTTGGGCGGTAAGGGCGCGGGCCTGTTCGATATGACCCGTGCTGGTGTCCCGGTGCCCCCGGGCTTCACCGTTACCACCGAAGCGTGCAACGCCTACATGGCCGATGGCGGAACATTCCCCGAAGGCTTGTGGGATCAGGTTCTCGAAGCGCTGCGCAAGGTCGAAGAGAAGGCCGGCAAGCACTTCGCAGATCCCGCCAACCCGCTGCTGCTGTCAGTCCGTTCCGGCGCCAAGTTCTCGATGCCGGGCATGATGGACACCGTGCTCAACCTTGGCCTCAACGATAAGGTCGTCGAAGCGCTGGCAGAGGCAACGGGCGACGCCCGCTTTGCCTATGACGCGTACCGCCGCCTGATTCAAATGTTCGGCACTGTCGTGATGAACATGCCGGACGAGGCCTTTGAGGATATCCTGACCGAAACCAAGAAGACTGCGGGCGTCAAGCTCGACGTCGAACTGAATGCCGACCATTGGAAGAAGGTCGTCGCCGAGTTCAAGAGCGTGTATGAAAAAGAAGTCGGCAGCCCCTTCCCGACCGATCCGTACGCGCAGCTCAATGCAGCCGTCGAGGCCGTCTTCAAGAGCTGGAACGGCAAGCGCGCGATCGACTATCGTAACGCCGCTGGCATCCCGCACAATCTCGGCACTGCCGTCAACGTTCAGACGATGGTCTTCGGCAACCTCGGCGCGACCAGCGCGACCGGTGTAGCGTTCACGCGCAACCCGGCGACGGGCGAGAAGCTCCTGTTTGGCGACTATCTGATGAACGCGCAGGGCGAAGACGTGGTGGCCGGTATCCGTACCCCGCTGCCCATTGCACAGCTCGAGAAGGAAATGCCGGAAGCTTTCGCCGAGTTCATCGAGATCGTCGGCCGCCTTGAGAAGCACTATCGCGAGATGCAGGATGTCGAGTTCACGATCGAACGCGGCAAACTGTGGATGCTCCAAACCCGTGACGGCAAGCGCACGGCGCGCGCCGCAGTCAAGATCGCGGTCGATCTTGTCGCAGAAGGCATCATCAGCAAGCGCGATGCAGTGCTGCGGATTTCGCCGGAACAGGTCTCGCAGCTCCTGCACCCGCAGTTCGACCCCGATGCGTTGAACGAAGCAGTTCGCACCGGCCGCCGGATCGCCAAGGGCGTGAACGCGTCGCCGGGCGCGGCTGTCGGTATCGCCGCGTTTGACGCCGACATTGCCGAGAAGTGGGGCAAGTCGGGCAAGTCCGTGATCATGGTGCGGCCGGAGACCAAGCCGGATGACGTACACGGTATGCTGGCGTCCAAGGGTATTCTGACCAGCCGTGGCGGCGCGACCAGCCACGCGGCAGTGGTCGCCCGCCAGTTTGGCGTACCGTGCGTGTGCGGTGCGGAAGCGCTTGAAATCGATATTCCCGCCCGGCGGCTGTGGGTCGACGGCGTGATCGTCCACGAGGGCGACACCGTCTCGATCGACGGCACCACTGGCGAGGTCTATGTCGGTGAAATTCGCCGTGTCGAACCTGACTTCAACCGTGAATACACGCTGCACGAACTACTGGGCTGGGCGGACGAAGTCCGCAAGCTCAAGGTGTACGCCAATGCCGACTATCCCAAGGATGCACGGCGTGCCCGTGAATACGGCGCGCAGGGTGTCGGCCTGTGCCGTACCGAGCACATGTTCTTCCAGGACGAGCGTCTGCCGCTCATGCAGGCAGTCATCCTCGCCGAGACGGGCAGCGAAGAAGAGGCGGAGAACCTCGCCAAGCTGCAGCACTTCCAGCACGACGACTTCTACGGCATCTTCAAGGCGATGGACGGACAGCCCGTCATCATCCGCCTGCTGGATCCGCCGCTCCATGAGTTCATGCCTGACCACGAACAGCTTGCGCTGCGCGCTGCCGGCCTGCGGCTGGTGGGAGACCGGCCCAAGGAACTGCAGCGGGTCGAAGAGCTGATGACCGCGGTCGAGGGCCTGCGTGAATTCAACCCGATGCTCGGTCTGCGCGGTATCCGCCTCGGCATCCTGCGCCCGGCCATCACTGAAATGCAGATCCGCGCGCTGTTCGAAGCCGCCTGCGATCTGGTCGAGGAAGGCTACGCCGTCCACCCGGAGATCATGCTCGCGGTCACCAACCACGTCAACGAGGTCAGGCTCATCAAGGAGATGATCGACCGGATTGGCAAGGAAATCCTCGTCACGCGGTCCTGCAAGCTGGACTACAAGGTCGGAACGATGATCGAGCTGCCGCGTGCCGCCCTCACCGCCGACAAGATGGCTGAGGTCAGCGAGTTCTTCAGCTTCGGCACCAACGACCTGACGCAAACGACGTTCGGCATCAGCCGTGACGACGCCGAAGGCAAGTTCCTGCTGCACTACATCGAATTCGGCATCCTGCCCGAGAACCCGTTCCAGGTCATCGACCCCGACGGCGTCGGAGCGCTGATCCGCATCGCGGTGGAGAAGGGTCGCGCGACCCGGCCGGACCTCGAGGTCGGTATCTGCGGCGAACATGGCGGCGACCCGAAGAGCATCGCGTTCTGCAACAGCGTCGGCCTCGACTATGTGAGCTGCTCGCCGTTCCGCGTGCCGGTGGCACGCCTTGCGGCCGCACACGCAGCGCTCAAGTCGTAG
- a CDS encoding HAMP domain-containing protein, with the protein MTLKTRLAFGFASLLALTITLLSAAVVGLMWWSMVRDVDSRLVDTADLINADTRFAVLPLMQSRYHVQLPELDFVRASGTEVQVWVKENGTYTPVDSSANLEDWPNALDPSALGRVDEHTFSTVNINGTWWRVHTSPIWFGSDAIGSIQVAHSLEIMNSATSSLLLVVLICALIALAGSMILSRWLARRLIEPVQELTTAAARIVGASDLSTRLTWNGPNDELGRLISVFNKMMERLQHVFSVQQRFVADISHELRTPLTGILLNVDLMKKIGADEESLTAIYTDTERMSRLVNDLLMLARADYGGVSVHMTPLDADEVVSDAVRAARPLAEAKGIKLSVVHIEPLRIYGDVQQLQQLMGNLISNAIKFTPEGGTVSLNIQRVDRMARIEITDTGIGISPEQQERIFDRFYQVDPSRTQDGTGGFGLGLSVSRWIAESHNGAIEVRSQPGQGSTFTVSLPLVDAEVDASHPSRQTTHQKLPRVRMPEYPSSR; encoded by the coding sequence ATGACCTTGAAGACGAGGCTGGCGTTCGGGTTCGCCAGCCTACTCGCGTTGACGATCACATTACTGAGCGCCGCGGTCGTCGGGCTGATGTGGTGGTCGATGGTGCGCGATGTCGACTCGCGTTTGGTCGACACTGCCGACTTGATCAACGCCGATACGCGCTTCGCGGTCTTGCCACTGATGCAGTCTCGATACCATGTCCAGCTTCCTGAGCTGGATTTTGTTCGCGCATCCGGCACCGAAGTACAGGTGTGGGTCAAGGAAAACGGCACCTATACGCCGGTCGATTCCTCGGCCAACCTCGAAGACTGGCCCAACGCCCTCGATCCTTCGGCATTGGGGCGTGTGGACGAGCACACCTTCTCAACCGTCAACATCAACGGCACGTGGTGGCGCGTACACACCAGCCCGATTTGGTTCGGGTCCGATGCGATTGGCAGCATTCAGGTCGCGCATTCGCTGGAGATCATGAACAGCGCGACGAGTTCGCTGCTGCTTGTGGTCTTGATTTGCGCACTGATCGCGCTGGCCGGGTCGATGATCCTCAGCCGCTGGTTGGCACGCCGCCTGATCGAACCGGTGCAGGAACTGACGACGGCAGCGGCGCGAATCGTCGGCGCGTCAGACCTGTCGACTCGCCTTACATGGAACGGCCCGAATGATGAATTGGGCCGGCTGATCTCGGTGTTCAACAAGATGATGGAGCGCCTGCAGCACGTGTTCAGCGTGCAGCAGCGGTTCGTCGCCGATATCAGTCACGAACTACGTACACCGCTGACCGGCATTCTGCTGAACGTCGATCTGATGAAGAAGATCGGGGCCGACGAAGAATCGCTGACTGCGATCTACACCGACACCGAGCGTATGTCGCGCCTCGTCAACGACCTGTTGATGCTGGCACGTGCAGATTACGGCGGCGTGTCGGTACACATGACACCGCTCGACGCCGACGAAGTCGTGAGCGATGCGGTGCGCGCGGCACGGCCACTGGCGGAAGCCAAAGGGATCAAGCTGTCGGTCGTGCACATCGAGCCGCTGCGAATTTACGGCGACGTACAACAACTTCAGCAGTTGATGGGCAACTTGATCAGCAACGCGATCAAGTTCACGCCGGAGGGCGGCACGGTGTCGCTCAATATCCAGCGGGTCGACCGCATGGCGCGCATCGAGATCACCGACACGGGCATCGGCATCAGCCCCGAGCAGCAGGAGCGCATCTTCGACCGATTCTATCAGGTCGACCCGTCGCGCACGCAGGATGGCACCGGCGGGTTCGGTCTGGGGCTGTCGGTGTCGCGCTGGATCGCCGAATCGCACAACGGGGCGATCGAAGTACGCAGCCAGCCTGGGCAAGGGTCGACGTTCACCGTTAGCCTGCCGCTGGTCGATGCAGAAGTCGACGCCAGTCATCCCTCGCGGCAGACGACGCATCAGAAACTCCCGCGGGTCCGTATGCCGGAGTATCCGTCGAGCCGCTAG
- a CDS encoding response regulator transcription factor, translated as MSGERILVIEDEARIAQFIERGLIYEGYRVNVARDGQTGLNIARDNPPDLVILDWMLPGLDGLEVCRRLRAASDVPILMLTAKDDVSDRVSALDTGADDYLVKPFSIDELMARVRALFRRATPTSRPEILRFADLTLDTGTHRAYRGDHAIDLTAKEYELLELFMRNPRQVLTRDVIFDRVWGYDFGGESNIIEVYVRYLRQKTESNNEARLIHTVRGVGYVLREE; from the coding sequence ATGTCAGGCGAACGCATCCTTGTGATTGAGGACGAGGCTCGCATAGCCCAGTTTATCGAGCGCGGCTTGATCTACGAAGGTTACCGCGTGAATGTCGCCCGTGACGGCCAAACCGGCCTGAATATCGCCCGGGACAATCCCCCTGATTTGGTGATCCTCGACTGGATGCTGCCAGGGCTGGACGGCTTGGAGGTTTGCCGTCGCCTGCGCGCTGCTAGCGACGTGCCCATCCTGATGTTGACCGCCAAAGATGACGTCAGTGACCGCGTGTCGGCTCTCGACACCGGCGCGGACGATTACCTCGTCAAGCCGTTTAGCATTGACGAACTGATGGCCCGTGTCCGGGCGTTGTTCCGTCGCGCGACACCGACCAGCCGGCCGGAGATCCTGCGCTTTGCCGATCTCACGCTCGATACGGGCACGCATCGGGCATACCGTGGCGACCACGCCATCGACCTTACCGCCAAGGAATACGAACTCCTCGAGCTGTTCATGCGCAATCCGCGTCAAGTGCTCACCCGCGACGTCATCTTCGACCGCGTGTGGGGGTATGACTTCGGTGGCGAGAGCAACATCATCGAGGTCTACGTCCGCTACCTTCGTCAGAAGACGGAGTCGAACAACGAAGCGCGCCTGATCCACACGGTGCGCGGCGTTGGGTACGTGCTTCGTGAGGAATAG